One window of Uloborus diversus isolate 005 chromosome 3, Udiv.v.3.1, whole genome shotgun sequence genomic DNA carries:
- the LOC129218895 gene encoding LOW QUALITY PROTEIN: 2,3-bisphosphoglycerate-independent phosphoglycerate mutase-like (The sequence of the model RefSeq protein was modified relative to this genomic sequence to represent the inferred CDS: inserted 4 bases in 2 codons; deleted 5 bases in 3 codons; substituted 1 base at 1 genomic stop codon), with translation MVPQIEAFTKLIKSPSQYVTLNASGLFIGLPDGLMGNSEAGHMNIGCLRVMYQDVVRINMDVESKKIAENPNFLQCTSNVKFTNGKLHLLGLISNGGVHAHIQHRFALLEAAKDQKVSKTYXHFFGDSRDTAPTSAVXYVQQVLDKVKELEYGSLSTILMCYNAMDRDNRYERIKLSYDGLVQGLGEKTNPFEVELIEKRXSDSKDPQTDELLKPIIVYENDMIQDNDTLIFINYRADRVRQISSAFGIKREFETSKVARNLKIYTMTQYKKEFPFSMLYPPTVPVNVLSEWASRKVHPQLHCAETKDILGQCEPTQYPNLETIGARIMTKY, from the exons ttcacaaaattaataaaatcgccGAGTCAGTATGTTACTTTGAATGCTTCTGGACTTTTCATTGGACTACCAGACGGTTTAATGGGCAATAGTGAGGCAGGTCACATGAATATTGGTTGTTTACGAGTAATGTATCAAGATGTCGTTCGTATAAACATGGATgtggaaagc aaaaaaattgctgaaaatcCCAACTTTTTACAATGCACCAGCAATGTTAAATTCACCAATGGTAAACTTCACTTGTTGGGCTTGATTAGCAATGGAGGTGTTCATGCTCATATTCAACACCGATTTGCTCTTCTGGAAGCTGCTAAGGATCAGAAAGTTTCCAAAACTTA TCATTTCTTCGGTGATAGCAGAGATACCGCTCCTACAAGTGCAGT TTATGTGCAGCAAGTCCTTGATAAAGTAAAAGAACTTGAATATGGTAGTTTAAGCACCAT ATTGATGTGTTATAATGCCATGGATCGTGATAATAGATATGAAAGAATAAAGCTTTCATATGATGGGCTTGTACaaggtcttggagaa aaaactaACCCATTTGAAGTTGAATTGATAGAAAAACGATAATCTGACAGTAAAGATCCTCAAACAGATGAATTGTTGAAGCCTATTATTGTATATGAAAATGATATGATCCAGGACAATGATACTCTCATATTCATCAACTATCGCGCTGACAGAGTCCGGCAGATATCTTCCGCTTTCGGCATAAAACGAGAGTTCGAGACAAGCAAAGTAGCTCGGAATCTGAAGATATATACA ATGACCCAGTATAAAAAGGAATTTCCATTCAGTATGCTGTACCCGCCTACTGTTCCCGTTAATGTGCTTTCCGAGTGGGCATCCCGAAAAGTTCACCCTCAGTTGCATTGTGCCGAGACCAAAGACATTTTAGGACAATGTGAACCAACGCAGTACCCGAATCTAGAGACCATAGGTGCAAGAATAATGACTAAATATTAA